The genomic interval CTATAAAGGAGGAAATACATTATCAACAGTCCCTGGAGATTATACACCTGATGGATTTGTACCAACACCTTCACAATGGCGCACAGAAACGGTAGACTTAAGTCCGTACATTGGGAACCAAAATGTGATGATAAGTTTTCAAAATAGAGGTCATTTCGGACAAAATATATATATTGATAATATTAATCTGACAGGTGTTATCGCACCTCCTGGACCTAATTTTGGAGCAGCACCTTCAGCAGTGTGTACCGGAGAAAATGTAACAGTAACAGATGCTTCTACTGGAATGATTACTTCATGGAACTGGGATTTTGGACCAGGAGCTACACCTGCAACTGCTACTAGCGCAGGACCTCATACAATTTCTTATTCTACAGCAGGAACCAAAACAATTACACTAACCGTTAATGGTGGTGGAACAATATCTCACACTGTTACTGTGAATGCAACACCCGCAACGCCAACCATTAGTGCAGATGGCCCAACAACATTCTGTTCAGGTGATAGTGTAACATTGACATCATCAGCTGCAACTGGTAATACTTGGTCGAATGGAGAAACAACACCTTCAATCACCCTTTTGGCTGCAGGGACCTATACTGTAAATACTTCAAATGGGACCTGTGTGTCAGCTCCTTCCATAGGGACAACAGTGGTAATTACTCCGAATCCAGCGGTCACATTTGCAGCGATTGCAAATCTTTGTCTGGATGGTGGCGCATTTGCCCTTACTCAAGGTACTCCGGCAGGAGGGATTTATAGTGGAAATGGTGTAAGTGGTGGGCAATTCAGTCCGGCTATGGCTGGAACTGGTGTAACTACGCTCACTTATTTATTTACAGATGGAAATGGTTGTTCAGGAACTGCATCAATTGATGTAGAAGTGGATGATTGTGCAGGAATTAAAGAAAAAGAGTTGTCTTTTGTTTCCATTTATCCAAATCCATCAGATGGAATATTTACGGTTGACGTAGGACAGTTGATTATAGAAAATGTTACAATATACGATAGCAAAGGCAGGGTAGTGCGTGAAATTGAGGGTTCCAAAAGTGCTGCTCTGAAAATAAACATTTCCGAAATGGCTAACGGATCCTATACCGTAAAGGTAATAACAGCAAATGCTTTGCAAAATATTGTTCCTATTGTATTGAAACGATAAGTATAAATTTGATGAAGGAAACCCCGGTATTGCGCAGGCAGGATTGGGGTTTTCTTTTTTACCCTCTTTACTCGCTCTCGAAACTCTTTTTCTTCATTCTCATTTTGATAATGCTCTATTAAACCAAAAGCTGTTTCTTGATTTTAGGTTCGACGAGATATGACTCGTTCACGACAGTTTGTATCTCGGATACATTTACAAATATTTGAGCTAGCTCAAAAAATACCATACCTTAACTATTGATTTTGGGGATATCGGGTAAAAGATTCTCGAAATTCTCTCTTGAGGAAAATCACTGATGTTATCGAATTTGTACTATAACTTAAACTTCACTCTTGTATTCAGATTCGAGTAATCTTCGTAGATGTAAATTAAATATTCCTCAGTTGGCCAATTTGCTACGTTCAAGTTCAAATCGTAAGTATGATTTCCTGAGCTTTTGGATGTTGATTTTATTAATGTTTTCAGAACCTGACCTTTCCTATTTTTAACCACAATTGAAATGATCGTGTTTCCGTTTGTATGATAATTGATTTGCCCGGTGACCGTTTCGTGTTTATTGGAAAATAACTGATTTTCGGTTTCTGGCTGAGCGTAAATCACCGTGTACCAAGGAACTTCCAACCCTTTAATTCCTGCTACTGTTCTTCTTAGTAACTCTACGGAATTTGGATTTTTATCAGTTATCGCGCTGATAGCATGATCATTTGATAAACACCACACGGCATCTTGTATCGCTTTGACGGGAAAGTTGTTCTCATCGATAACCTTTGCCAACTTTTGCCAACCTTCCGGAGCCATCGCTCCAATTGAGAATGCCGTTTGCTTTACAGGACTACGATGGTGACTTTTACAGCAAAAACCGTAACCGTTAACCATCAGATTCTCATGAGGTAAAACCAGCACATTCTTATGTTTAACAAGAAAGATATCCTGCATGGTGGTGTCTTCACAATGCAATCTTCTACCTGGCTCAATCCTCGCTAGAACGGTATCTCCCGTAAGATTTTTGATAACGAAGGCTACACATTCTTGTTGATGTCCTCCAAGACTTTTGATAGAAACTTCAAGCTTGCCGCTATTCATCAGCTCTTGAATGGATATAAACTGCGGATTTGATTCTTTTTTAGTGACATTAAATGCGCTGCAAATGCACAGAACAGCAATAAACAATGTAGAGAACAAAAACGTGACCTTTGATGGGAATTTTGGAGCGTATTTCATAAGGTAGAGATTTACAACATAGATAACTTCTGTATCCAAGATTCGTTACATCCTTCTTGGAAAGAACCATCTTCATCCTGTTCCTAGATTCATTGTCATTTTAGAATTCGGCACTCCGAGCTATTGTGTTATTTTAATGAATAAAAAAGTCGTACCGAATTCACAGTACGACTATCTATCTAATGGTATTCAATCTTAATTCATTTTATAATATCTCCCAATCGCCCACAAAGGAAAAACGTTTCGATAAGAAGTATACGTAATCGCACAGTTTCCATTAAAAATCCCGGAAACTCCTTCTTGAGGGAAATCACCAGTTGATTCCTGGCGGGAAAGGATAAACTCGATTCCTTTTTCAATGACAGCTTTATTTGGATGTTTTGCTTTCATTAAAGCAAGAAGTGCCCATGCCGTATTGACTATCTGACCATCTTCGTGTTCAACATATCGGTGTTCTACACAAGATTGAAAAGATTCTCCCCAACTGCCATCAGCACGTTGTTTACTCAATAAGAAATCGCACGCTTTTTGAATCTCTGGCGAAGGTGTCCCGTTTTCGTAATGTTTATGACCAGCGGTTAACAGACCTTCGATACCGAACCAAGTTCCATAGGTGTAACATACTCCCCAACAGCCATACCAGGAGCCATCGGGATCCTGTTTGGATTCCAAAAATTTCGCTCCACGATCGATAGCCCTTTTGATATCTTCTTGGCGATAATCGTGTTCTTTTGTGAATTCCTTTAATCCCTGAATCGTAGCAGAAGAACATTCCGTGTAGGTCGCTTCCGTCATGATATTTTCGAATAACATGGCCGGATTCAAGACTTCAATCCATTTCGGGGCTCTTTGCTTTTCATAGGAAGCCCAACCACCGTCTTTGTTCTGCATCTTTAACAACCAATCAACAGCGGGCTTTAAACGCTCGATATGGACGTGATTTTTCTTTTGGATGTGCTCTCTACTGTTGTACAAGATTGCAGTTTTCATTCCCTCCGACGTACAATCGGTTATCGCCCATCCGTGATCGATGGTAGAAAACGGCCAGCACCCGAGTGTCACATCACCCCAGTATTTGGAATAATCCTTCGCATTGCGTTCAATCTGTGTGCTGTCGATGAAACGATAGATTTTCTCGGCCATTTCTGGAAAATCAGTTTCCATATCAGCTTCAATTAAAGCTTGACCAGCAAATCCGGTATCCCATAACTGCGATCCGTTATAACCACTCATTTTAGCACCGTCTTCAGCAATCCACAGATAATCTTTCCATCGCTTCACGTGACTTTTGAATTGTTCGGAATCTCTTCCGTGATTATGCCAAACACAAATGGAGTTGATGGCCTGATTTACGGGACCAATATTGATATATCGCGTATAAGTATCCTCAAAATCAATATAATCTTCCACATACTTGAGCGCCTTCTTCCGAAATCGGTTCGAGTGGATGCGCTCATATCCATTGATAATGTTACTCAAACGGTAATACCACTTGTTAACTGGATGATAGATATCAATTTCGCAGGCTTCTCGACGTGCTTTTTTCCAATTGATGGAATCGTAATCTGCAGTATAGAGTTCTTTTCTTAGTTCTTGTACCAACGGCGTCAGTTCTGCCTTCACTTTCTTACCGAAGCAATAAGTCATTGGTAAGAAAATCATGCGGTTGTGACACCAGTATTTTCCAGGGTGGAAGGGAACCCATTTTGGGAATTTCCACATTTCAGGTAAAAGGGCGTCATTTCCTTTCCAATCATAGACATTCAGGACAGATAAGTAGAACTTACCCCACTGCGGAACTTTAATAGCGCCACCATGTCTTAAAATCCAGTCTTGTGCCCGTTTCATCTGAGGATTTGAAAGATCTTCTCCCAAAATGCGTAAGGTCACATATTGCATGACGGTTCCGAACATGGTTGAATGTCCTTCAATATGTAATCCCCAACCACCGTCTTCGTTTTGGTGATTCCATAAATTACGCTTGATTAAAACCTGCATCGGTTTTTCAAAAGGTGTTTCGGTAATATAAGACGCTATGACTAATCCGGGAATCAGAAAAAGCGGACCACCGTAGTCACCAGCCCAATTTCCATCGGGTTCCTGCAATGTCTCATAAAATGAAAAACCATTCAATAGGCTGATTCGAGCTCTTTCTTTGAGAGAAAGAGAATCATCTGACGGACTGATCTTTGGTTCACCAACTTGTTTATTACGTGAATAACGCAATACACGGTCAGCGGAATTTGGATTGACTTTCTTGTCAAAGATAAATGCACGATCAAATGCCTCTAAAAAAGCTACTCCTTCCGGTTTATCCCAATCGGATTCTGATTGAATGATTCCTTTTAAATCTTCAGGAAGTTCAAAATCCCAGGATTGTTGTCCGTTTTTTGAAGAAAACTTGCATGTATCCCAAAAATAGGAGGGGGCTTTTTGATCAAAATTCATGGTGAATCAAGTTGTTCTGCTAAGCATGATTTCACCCAATTCAATCAATTTCCGTTTATCTTCTTCAGAAATGCCAGATGACATAACAGCTTCTACTGATTTATCATGTAATTCTTCCATTTTATCCAAAGCAATTTTAGCTACTCCGATTTCTTTAAAAACATCCTGGAATCCACTAATTTTCGCTTCTTCATCTTTTTCATCAAATAGTTTCGCTATACGTGCTTTTTGATCCCCATTGGCATTTTGCATAGCGTTGATTAACAAGAAAGTCTTTTTATTCAGTAAGATATCACCTCCGATTCTTTTTCCAAATGTATCATCACCGAATGTATCCAGGTAGTCATCCATAATTTGGAATGCTAATCCAGTATAAAGGCCAAAATCATATAGTTTTTTCTGATCTTCGATTGAGGCATTACCTAAAATAGCTCCTATCTCACAAGCACATCCAAATAGAACAGATGTTTTCAGACGAATCATATTCATGTATTCTTCCACAGTCACAATTTCCTGCGTTTCGAATTCCATATCATATTGTTGTCCCTCCATCACTTCCTGAGCCATTTTCAGGAAACTTTTCATTAAAACTGCAGACTTTTCTTCAGTTCCTTTGATTAATAAACCCATAGAATGGGGTAACATAGCATCTCCTGTTACAATGGCTTTATCTACTCCGTATTTTTCATGGACAGTAATCGTACCTCTGCGTACCAAAGCTTTATCCATGATATCGTCGTGCACTAGTGTGAAATTATGGAATACTTCAATGGCGATTGCGGCAGACATAGCCGCTTCAGTAGTTACACCAAACCCTTGAGCAGCCATTAACACCATAATAGGGCGCAAACGCTTTCCCTCAAGTGTCATTATATGATAGGTAGAGTCAGCTAAGTTACTGGGAAAACCTTCTAATGCTTCTGTTTCCAAAAATTGGATAATCGCTTTTCTATGGATTTCTAAATCCTGTTTGATTGTTGTTGATATTGTTGTCATAATTTAAAATCTATAGAAGACTTCTAAATCTTCGTCTTTTAATAATTGCTGTGTTTCTTCCCAATTTTGCGTAAATCCGATCATGTATCCACCACCACCAGCTCCACAAATTTTCAAGTAATAATCTTTCTTATCCAAACCTTGCTGAACAATGCTTTGGTATTTTTCTGGAATTAGATAATCCATTTCCTGTAATTGAAATCGTACTATTTTTTCCAGGTTAAGATAAAAATTCTCGGTATCTCCTTTCAAGAAATCAGTAATTCCAGCGTTATTGTATTCAATTAATTCAGTTTCCAATTTTTGCTGAAAGCCTTCTTTTTCGCACGCACTATTAAATTTTTTAATCAGCTTCTCTGAATTTCTAGCCACTCCAGTATTCAACAGAAACAGAACGTTCTTTCCAGTTTCGTTGTAAACAGGAATATCCACCTTTACAATTTCCTTGTTGGCTTTTAATAATAATGGTTTATTGATAATAATACTCAATGGATCAATCCCTGAACTCTTTCCATGAAAATGTCCTTCCAAAGCGCCTAGAGAGCTTTTTAAGCTTTGAATGCGCTCCATTGTTAAATGTTTCAATTCGTCTTTGAAATCACCAGCTTTTTCGAGATAGCGTAAGAATATTGCGGCAACAAGCGCACCAGAGCTTCCCAAGCCAAAACCTTGTGGTATATCACTCCTAAAAAACAATCCTTTGTCTAATTCTCGAGATAGCTCATTCACATTCAATTTGAATGTGTCATCTGGGTGATTTTCTAAAATATGCTTGAAGAATTCTCTGATACCTTTGTTAGATAATACTGCAATGGCACTTTCTTCTACATTTTCAGGGTAACACAGTTTTCCTGAAAATTTACTGAATGGAATTGTCAGAGCCATACCGTTGTGTAAAACACCGTATTCTCCAAATACCAAAATTTTTGAATGAACGCTTTCCATTTGTTAACTATTCATTTTTGTTGGACCACTGCCTTCTTCGTCGAAAATGACTTTCTTATAGGTATCACGTAAACCGTTATTGATAAACTCTTCTACCTGTACTTCATACGCTTTCGGATAAAGAACGTGAACATTCGGACCTGCATCCAGTGTAAAACAAACAGGGACCTTACTTTCCTTACGGAATTCCATCAATTTCTCAATGGCTGTAATTGTTCCGGGTTTTACCAATAAATAATAATCCATAGACGTCATCATCATGGCATGTAATGTCAATGCTTCTGATTCACACATGTGAATAAATGCTTCCATGTCTCCAGCCTTTAGAATCTCCACTAGCTCAGCAGTGCGTTCATTTGCTTGTTTGAAACGATTTTCTGCATAAGGATGATTATTCATTAAGGAGTGACCAACAGAACTGGATACTTTCTTAGGCTCATCTTCGATGATCAAAATGGCATCTTTCATGTTATGAAATACGGGATGTACCTCTTTTATTTCAATCGCATGCTCATTTGATGAGTTTTGGATTTGATCATTGGTTCCCCAAGAAGCAAATCCTGGAAACATACTGCGTGATGCACTTCCACTTCCTAATCGGGCCAAATTACTTGCCTCCATATAAAAAGTTTCATCTTTCTCTTTTCCTTCTATGCCATAAGCGATATCCAAAAGGGCCAAAGAAATTGCGCCAAATGCAGATGCAGATGAAGCAATTCCAGCTGAATGAGGAAAACTATTAGAGGATTGGATTGTAATCGCATTTTCACCTATAAATGGGAAGTATTCACGATTATCAAATAAAAATTTAGCAACTCGTTGACTGAATTGTTCATTTATTTCTCCTTCGAAGTAGTAGGATAACTGAACTGCTTCATCAGATGTCTTTTCTGATAATTCGGCCTCAACTTCTGTAAATGAATTTGACAAAGTCAAACTTAACGAAGAATTACAAGGTATTTGATTCCCTTTTTTTCCCCAGTATTTAACAATAGCAATATTGGACGGGCAGCGCCACGTTACTTTTACTTTATTCATCAGTTCCTTATCTGTTTCCATTTATTTTATGAATTCTTGATACGTAAATAATGTATCATATCCTTTTTCTTCAAAATAGGTTTTTGCCGTTTTTAGATCTCTAACTGTTGCAAGAAAAAAATCTCCTCCCCAGGCGCCAAGCGATTTGATGCTATAGGGATAATCGGCAAATAAACGCTGTTTTAATTGATTAGTTTCTATAATGGAAGAAATTAACTCTTCCGAATGATCCAATTGTTGCTCAAACACCTCAATTTGATCCGTTTGCAAGGCATTTGAGATGATCGTATCCATGGTGTCGACTTGATCTTGAGTAACTTCTTTTTTCTTAAAGCGCTTAATTTCTTCCCGTGAGTTCTGTTTATTCCCCAAATAGATAAACAATAGTTTATTGGTTATCGACTCTGGAAGGTGAACTTCCTTTTTAACTTTTCCATTCGCATAGATAATCGGGCCTTCTGCTGTTGCACAAGCTACATCGTAGCCCGATCCCCCAAAAGACACATCGAGAAGCTTCTTTGTTTCTACACCCGACCATTGGCTCAATAAGCTGATTAGTGTAGAACTTGAACCAAGTCCCCAATTCAATTCGAAATTCGCTTCAGCTTTGAACCTTTGGTTGAAATCAAGCTCAGGTTTTTCTGCTCGAATCACCAGGAATAACTGCTTCAAAGTTTCTGCTACTTCTTCGTTATTGGTATCCAAGATGGTGAAATCGCTGCTCATAGAAGCAGAAAACCAGATTCCGTGTTTCGAATAACTTTCCCAGATGAGTTCATCAGACTTGGTCACTGAAAGTGTTTGCCCGAATTTTAGGGGAAAAGCCAGACAGTCTGATCCATTCAGAACCAAGTATTCGCCAAAAAGCATCAGTTTTCCTGATGCCTTATAGGTCCTTATTGTATTTTCCGGAACTGTCAATCAAGCTAATTGAAGAGATTCAACATACGTACGAACTGCAGATACAGAGACATTTTTGTCTTTGAAGTAAGCTACTACATTATCGCGGTCTTCTTTTTTTACTTCTAATTGATTCATGATATTGAACAAGTGCATTTTCATATGTCCTTGTTGAATTCCTGTTGTTGTCAATGATTTAACCGCGCCAAAATTGTTTGCCAATCCTGCTGCTGCTGCTATTCCCATCAATTCTCTTGCATTGGGGAAATCTAACAATTCATGCGATAGTTTTACCAGAGGATGTAAGTTCGTCAATCCGCCAACCACTCCCAATGCAATTGGTAAAGTTAGCTCAAAACGGAAGATATCATTCTCAATCGTACAATTCGTTAAAGAAGAATAAGACCCATTGATACTTGCATAAGCATGACCGCAGGCTTCAACCGCTCTAAAATCATTTCCTGTTGCTAATACGACCGCATCAACACCATTGTAAATTCCTTTGTTGTGTGTCGTTGCACGATAAGGATCTACTTGTGCAATTCTTACAGCAGTATGGAATTTTTTTGCAAATTCCTTCCCAGAAATACCTGAAACAATTCCATCCAAGTTTTTAACATCCGTTTCTACCCAACATTTCACTACACAATTAGGTGTGAGGTTAGAGAGAATCGACATAATGATTTCCAATCCATCCTTTTTGAAATCTGGTTGGTTTTGGTGCCAGCTTCTAAATAATCCAGCGAATCTCTCTAAGCAGGAGTTTACGAAATTTGCCCCCATTGAATCAATCGTTTCAAAAGTGACAAATAACTGCATCAATCCTGGTTCTTTATCTGAAAGATCTTTTAAAATAATATCCTTAATACCACCACCACGGTTACGCATATTTACAGTAATATCTTCTGAACCGTTCAAGAAAA from Fluviicola taffensis DSM 16823 carries:
- a CDS encoding polyprenyl synthetase family protein yields the protein MTTISTTIKQDLEIHRKAIIQFLETEALEGFPSNLADSTYHIMTLEGKRLRPIMVLMAAQGFGVTTEAAMSAAIAIEVFHNFTLVHDDIMDKALVRRGTITVHEKYGVDKAIVTGDAMLPHSMGLLIKGTEEKSAVLMKSFLKMAQEVMEGQQYDMEFETQEIVTVEEYMNMIRLKTSVLFGCACEIGAILGNASIEDQKKLYDFGLYTGLAFQIMDDYLDTFGDDTFGKRIGGDILLNKKTFLLINAMQNANGDQKARIAKLFDEKDEEAKISGFQDVFKEIGVAKIALDKMEELHDKSVEAVMSSGISEEDKRKLIELGEIMLSRTT
- a CDS encoding mevalonate kinase family protein translates to MESVHSKILVFGEYGVLHNGMALTIPFSKFSGKLCYPENVEESAIAVLSNKGIREFFKHILENHPDDTFKLNVNELSRELDKGLFFRSDIPQGFGLGSSGALVAAIFLRYLEKAGDFKDELKHLTMERIQSLKSSLGALEGHFHGKSSGIDPLSIIINKPLLLKANKEIVKVDIPVYNETGKNVLFLLNTGVARNSEKLIKKFNSACEKEGFQQKLETELIEYNNAGITDFLKGDTENFYLNLEKIVRFQLQEMDYLIPEKYQSIVQQGLDKKDYYLKICGAGGGGYMIGFTQNWEETQQLLKDEDLEVFYRF
- a CDS encoding hydroxymethylglutaryl-CoA reductase, degradative, producing MVQIEGFSKKSKQEKLEAITKFFKSPEKTMETFKSFDHREAAVQEVINEFSENTISNFHLPYSIAPNFLINGKTFAVPMVIEESSVVAAASNSAKFWYSLGGFHTEIVDTEKVGQVHFLWHDDIEKLTNRFDELKQIFLNGSEDITVNMRNRGGGIKDIILKDLSDKEPGLMQLFVTFETIDSMGANFVNSCLERFAGLFRSWHQNQPDFKKDGLEIIMSILSNLTPNCVVKCWVETDVKNLDGIVSGISGKEFAKKFHTAVRIAQVDPYRATTHNKGIYNGVDAVVLATGNDFRAVEACGHAYASINGSYSSLTNCTIENDIFRFELTLPIALGVVGGLTNLHPLVKLSHELLDFPNARELMGIAAAAGLANNFGAVKSLTTTGIQQGHMKMHLFNIMNQLEVKKEDRDNVVAYFKDKNVSVSAVRTYVESLQLA
- a CDS encoding terpene cyclase/mutase family protein, encoding MNFDQKAPSYFWDTCKFSSKNGQQSWDFELPEDLKGIIQSESDWDKPEGVAFLEAFDRAFIFDKKVNPNSADRVLRYSRNKQVGEPKISPSDDSLSLKERARISLLNGFSFYETLQEPDGNWAGDYGGPLFLIPGLVIASYITETPFEKPMQVLIKRNLWNHQNEDGGWGLHIEGHSTMFGTVMQYVTLRILGEDLSNPQMKRAQDWILRHGGAIKVPQWGKFYLSVLNVYDWKGNDALLPEMWKFPKWVPFHPGKYWCHNRMIFLPMTYCFGKKVKAELTPLVQELRKELYTADYDSINWKKARREACEIDIYHPVNKWYYRLSNIINGYERIHSNRFRKKALKYVEDYIDFEDTYTRYINIGPVNQAINSICVWHNHGRDSEQFKSHVKRWKDYLWIAEDGAKMSGYNGSQLWDTGFAGQALIEADMETDFPEMAEKIYRFIDSTQIERNAKDYSKYWGDVTLGCWPFSTIDHGWAITDCTSEGMKTAILYNSREHIQKKNHVHIERLKPAVDWLLKMQNKDGGWASYEKQRAPKWIEVLNPAMLFENIMTEATYTECSSATIQGLKEFTKEHDYRQEDIKRAIDRGAKFLESKQDPDGSWYGCWGVCYTYGTWFGIEGLLTAGHKHYENGTPSPEIQKACDFLLSKQRADGSWGESFQSCVEHRYVEHEDGQIVNTAWALLALMKAKHPNKAVIEKGIEFILSRQESTGDFPQEGVSGIFNGNCAITYTSYRNVFPLWAIGRYYKMN
- a CDS encoding diphosphomevalonate/mevalonate 3,5-bisphosphate decarboxylase family protein; the protein is METDKELMNKVKVTWRCPSNIAIVKYWGKKGNQIPCNSSLSLTLSNSFTEVEAELSEKTSDEAVQLSYYFEGEINEQFSQRVAKFLFDNREYFPFIGENAITIQSSNSFPHSAGIASSASAFGAISLALLDIAYGIEGKEKDETFYMEASNLARLGSGSASRSMFPGFASWGTNDQIQNSSNEHAIEIKEVHPVFHNMKDAILIIEDEPKKVSSSVGHSLMNNHPYAENRFKQANERTAELVEILKAGDMEAFIHMCESEALTLHAMMMTSMDYYLLVKPGTITAIEKLMEFRKESKVPVCFTLDAGPNVHVLYPKAYEVQVEEFINNGLRDTYKKVIFDEEGSGPTKMNS
- a CDS encoding GYDIA family GHMP kinase, coding for MTVPENTIRTYKASGKLMLFGEYLVLNGSDCLAFPLKFGQTLSVTKSDELIWESYSKHGIWFSASMSSDFTILDTNNEEVAETLKQLFLVIRAEKPELDFNQRFKAEANFELNWGLGSSSTLISLLSQWSGVETKKLLDVSFGGSGYDVACATAEGPIIYANGKVKKEVHLPESITNKLLFIYLGNKQNSREEIKRFKKKEVTQDQVDTMDTIISNALQTDQIEVFEQQLDHSEELISSIIETNQLKQRLFADYPYSIKSLGAWGGDFFLATVRDLKTAKTYFEEKGYDTLFTYQEFIK